The following DNA comes from Frankia casuarinae.
CCATCTCGACCCCGTCGGGGCGCAGTCCGGTCATGTGGAACGCGTTCGAGCGCGAGGCGTACCCACCCACCTCGCAGTAGATGTGCGCACCGCGCGACCGGGCGGCGGTGAGCTCCTCCAGGATGAGTACGGCGCAGCCCTCCCCCATCACGAAGCCGTCCCGGCTGGCGTCGAAGGGACGGGAGGCGTGTTCGGGGTCGTCGTTGCGGGCTGTCGTCGCGCGGATCGCGTCGAAGGACGCCATCGAGATCGGGGAGATCGGCGCGTCGGAGGCACCGGCGATGACGATGTCGGCCTCGCCGTCGACGATGAGCTGATGGCCGTAGCCGACCGCGTCGATGCCCGAGGTGCAGCCGGTGGAGACCACGAAGGCTGGGCCGTGCGCGCCGAACCGGCAGGCCAGTTCGGTGGCCAGGCAGCTCGGCACCATCGCGTGGTAGAGGAACGAGCTGGCGTACCGGGGATCAACCTCCCAGTCCCGCCCGCTGTCGGAGACCTCGACGTACTCGTTCTCCAGGCGGGTGGTCGCGCCCACCGCGCTGCCGATGCTGACGCCAACGATCGGGCCGTCCCCGCCGTCCCCGCCGTCCCCGGAACCGTCCCCGCCGCCCCGCAGGTCCAGGCCGCTGTCCTCCACCGCCTCCAACGCCGCGGCCAAGGCGAACTGCGCGAACCGGTCGTTACGCGCGATCTCCCGGGCGGTCAGGCCGGCCGCCGCCGGGTCGAAGTCGCACTCGGCGGCCACCTGGGAACGGAACTGGGTCGGGTCGAAGAACGACAGTCGCCGCGTCGCGGTACGGCCGTCGGTTAGCAGGGTCCAGAACTCCTTGCGGTTGACCCCACCGGGGGCGACCACCCCGATCCCGGTGACCGCCGTCCGTCTTGGTCCGCTCACTGTCCGGACCCGTGGGGCAGGGAGTCGACGGTGGGCGCCGACGGGGCGACCGGGACGTGCGGGGCATCCGGGTCGAGCGGTACCTCGGTGTCGACATGACCGAGGTCGGGCCGGGGTGCCAGCGGGCTGAGGTGAAAGACGAGGAAGGCGGTCTCCTCACCGGTGTTGACGACGCGGTGGCGCATCCCGATCGGGATGCACACCCCGTGGTCGGCCGGCAGGTCCTGGTACTGACCGTCCAGTCGGGCGGTCACAATGCCGCGCACGCAGTAGAGGAACTCCTCCGAGTAGGGATGCAGGTGTTCGGTCACCACCTCACCCGGCTGGAGGGTCAAGGTGCCGAAAAAGCCCGAGGTCGAGCCCACGGTCGCCGGTGAAAGCAGCGTGCGGACGTCACCGCCGCGCCGACGGTTTGGGGTCATGTCGTGAATGCAGAGAACCTTCGGAATCGCTGTCACGGAAGTCACCGGTCTCGTTCTCCTCAGACTTGTTCCGGCAGCGCGATGGAGACCGGGGGCAGCTCGGCGGCGGCCCGCTCGACCTTCTCCCGGATCACCGACATCTCGCGGGCGGTGTTGGCGTTGATGCGGTTGGTCATCTGCTCGTCGTTCACCGGCGCCGACGGGCGCATATGGAAG
Coding sequences within:
- a CDS encoding beta-ketoacyl-[acyl-carrier-protein] synthase family protein; this encodes MSGPRRTAVTGIGVVAPGGVNRKEFWTLLTDGRTATRRLSFFDPTQFRSQVAAECDFDPAAAGLTAREIARNDRFAQFALAAALEAVEDSGLDLRGGGDGSGDGGDGGDGPIVGVSIGSAVGATTRLENEYVEVSDSGRDWEVDPRYASSFLYHAMVPSCLATELACRFGAHGPAFVVSTGCTSGIDAVGYGHQLIVDGEADIVIAGASDAPISPISMASFDAIRATTARNDDPEHASRPFDASRDGFVMGEGCAVLILEELTAARSRGAHIYCEVGGYASRSNAFHMTGLRPDGVEMAEAIRVAMDAARVGADDIDYINAHGSGTKQNDRHETAAFKRSLGQRAYDIPVSSIKSMIGHSLGAIGSIEIAACALAIENDVIPPTANWTTRDPECDLDYVPNIARDHTVDVALSVGSGFGGFQSAIVLAAPTR
- a CDS encoding cupin domain-containing protein, whose translation is MTPNRRRGGDVRTLLSPATVGSTSGFFGTLTLQPGEVVTEHLHPYSEEFLYCVRGIVTARLDGQYQDLPADHGVCIPIGMRHRVVNTGEETAFLVFHLSPLAPRPDLGHVDTEVPLDPDAPHVPVAPSAPTVDSLPHGSGQ